Sequence from the Christiangramia fulva genome:
TTCTTAGCAGCGACCTTAATTTCAAGGCCGATGTTTCTTACCGGAAAAACAGAACAATTGTTCGTTATCTGGATCTGGCAAATGCGCAGACGATCTCAGGGCAGGATATCTGGGCTATTAATTTCACCGCAGATTATGGTCTCTCCCGAAACCTGACCGCACGTTTTTATTACGACCATAATTTCTCAAAATATGCTGTTTCTACAGCTTATCCCCAAACAACAATACGTTCGGGGTTTACGCTTATATATAATTTCGGAAATTAGTGCCCGCATATTTGAACAATTCCAGTAAAAAGCTAACTTTGCCCATCCTATAAAATGAGATTATGAATATTCCTCAAGAATTAAAGTACACAAAAGACCACGAATGGGTTAAAATAGAAGGGGATACCGCTACCATTGGAGTGACCGATTTTGCTCAGGGCGAATTGGGAGACATCGTTTATGTAGAGGTAGAAACCCTTGATGAAACCCTTCATAAAGAAGAAGTTTTTGGTACCGTTGAAGCTGTAAAAACGGTTTCAGATTTGTTTATGCCAGTTTCCGGAGAGATCATCGAATTCAACGACAGCCTCGAAGATGAGCCTGAAAAGGTAAATAACGATCCCTATGGAAAAGGCTGGATGATCAAAGTGAAACTTTCTGAGCCTTCAGAAATAGAAGAACTTTTAACTGCAGAAGAATATAAAGAAGTAATTGCCAGCTAGAATTTTTCTTTTTCTTTCGTCCGCCTACACCTGCCTGATACTTTGGTTGTCATTGACGCACCTGGGTAAGATAAGTATTGCGGGCTTTAACCCAACAGACAAAATGCTCCATGCCGGAGCATATTTGTTTTTAGCACTTTTATGGGAGTTTTATATCCTCTTAAAAAGAAAGGATTTTAAACAATATCGCGCCAATGTTTTATGGGTGGCGCTGGCCTGTTTCATTTTTGGTATGTTAATTGAGGTTTTACAGGGAACGCTCACCAGTTATAGAACGCCAGACTGGTTCGATATTTTGGCTAATTCTACTGGTATTGGTCTTGCTGTTTTGATTTTTTTGGGATTTGCATCCCTTTTGAAAAATTTGAAACAAAAGCTGGGTTAATCGTTTTTTAGTAAAATCTTTTGTAATTAATTCAATTATGGAGCCCGGGAAAAATCCTGAAACACACCTGAGTCGGAAGTGGATCCTTTTTTTACAAATAGGATTCATTATCGTACTTTTTCTAACCCTTCAGGCCATTCAATGGGAGTCCAAACGCGACAAACGCCAGAGCACTACCAGATCTGGTGAGGAACCTATAGTAGAAGAGACACTTACGCTCAACCATTAAAGAAACACATAGAGCAAAACCAGACTACCGTGTAATTTGAGGCTTTACTGGTACAAATTTTGTTATAATTATTAGTGAATAAATGGGGTGGGGCGATAGAATAGATAAAAATATTTAGGTCTACTCTGCCATTGTTGAGAAAGAAAGCGAAAATTTAAAAATTCCGGCATAGTGGAAAAACAAGGAAGAAAACCAGTTCGCTTTTCGTATTAGATGCCGATTCGCTTAAAAGTGCAGAACTGATAATGAACGATTTAAAAATAATCGTTATTTTTAAAAGCTTATTATTTCAGATAAGTTTAGTTTTTTAGAAAAAATCTTTATTTTAGCAACCCTTAACAATATAACGCATTATGGAACCTAAGAAAAATCCTAAAGCTGATTTAAACAGAAACAGAGTGCTTTTTCTGCAGCTGGGCCTTATTCTTGTTCTTTTGATCACGTGGAGAGCCATCGAATATAAAAATTACGATGCCCAAAAGATCGATATAGGGCAAGTAAACATGGATGCCCTTGAAGAAGAAGACGTGCCAATTACTGAGATGCAGAATACTCCGCCGCCACCGCCACCGCCACCACCGGCACCAGAGGTGATCGAAGTGGTAGAAGATGAGGAAGAAGTAGAGGAAGATGAGATCCAGTCTACAGAAACCAATCTTGATGAGATCGTGGAAGTACAGGAAGTGGTTGAAGCACCAGTTGAAGAAGAGGTAGAAGATGTTCCATTTGCGGTTATTGAAGATGTACCAATTTACCCTGGTTGTGAGAATCTAAAGAACAACGATCAGCGAAAAAAATGTATGAGTGAAAAGATCAGCAACTTTGTAAACAAGAATTTTGATACTGATCTTGGAGCTGAACTTGGTCTTAGCGGGATTAACCGTGTAATCGTCCAGTTCAGGATTGATGAAAAAGGGAATATAGGTCAGGTGAGAGCACGGGCTCCACACCCAAGACTGGAACAGGAAGCCGTTCGAGTGATCAATAATTTACCTAAGATGAAGCCTGGTAAACAACGAGGAAAGCCTGTTGGTGTAATGTACTCATTGCCAATTGTCTTTAAGGTTCAGGACTAAAAGAAAAGCATATATAAATATCAAATCCCGGTTTTGCCGGGATTTTTTATTTTACCTAAGCTACGCCTTAGGAGAAAAAATGTATATTTAGCCGTAAAATGTCCCAATACAAACATGAAGTATCTACTACTTCTCTTATGCCTTTTTCAAAGTCTTCGGTTCGTAGCACAGGAAAATGCTTTACCTTCCGAACTCTATCCTGAATTTGAACAATGTAAGGACGTGAATTACTCCGGTAGGGAGTTTTGTTTTCGCAGGACCCTTATTTCTGAAATCCTTTCTAATTTTAATTTACCTGAAATTGTTAAAAAAGACCAGTATCGCGGGGAAATAACAGTGATCTTTGAAGTGAGTGAAGAAGGTAAGTTCGAGCTTATTTACCAGGATGCTGCTTATGAAGAGCTGAAAGATGAAATGAAAAGGGTTTTTGAAAAAATGGCTGTAGTGAAACCAGCTACTTACAACGGCAGGCCCATCCATATGCAGTTCAAAACCCGAATTCAAATTCCTTTGGAAAGAAACACACTCGAGGCAAAGGAAGTGAATCTTGAGAAGCAGGAAATTTCTATAATTTCAGAAGAAAACTCTAAAAAAGTATATTCTGAAAACAGGAATTCTCTTGAAGAATATGCTGATATACGATCTGAAGAATTTACAAATCCGAGGTATGAAAGTCAGATAAATATTCCGTTTTCCCATGAATTCTATAGCAGGTTCGACGCAGAGATTAACCGTGTAGGAGCCAATTTTCATTCAGCTTCCAAGCCTTTACTTTTTGGAGATGTCAATAATTACTATGATTTTAAGGAGCATCGCCGGGATTTGCTTAAGCAGAAATCTTCCTGGGGTGGACGAAAACTATGGAACGAACACCTGGTGCGTTTTCAAACCGATGATTACTGGTTTACTTTAGATCCTGCCGTAGATCTTCAGATTGGAAAAGATTTTAATGACAGTGAACACGATTTTACCTATAACAATACCCGCGCTGCGATCATTCAGGGTGGTTTAGGCGAGCACTTTAATTTTTATTCAGTTATTTACGAAAATCAGGGGCGTTTTGCTGCTTATTATAATCGTTTCGCTGAGTCGATTCGTCCGGCTGGTGGCGATCCGGCCATTATTCCGGGCCGTGGCATCGCAAAGACCTTTATGAACGATGGCTATGATTATCCTGTCGCGGAAGGATATTTGTCTTTTTCACCTTCCAAATTTATCAATATTCAGTTTGGTCATGGAAAGAATTTTATTGGAGATGGTTATCGGTCTCTCATACTCAGTGACAATGCGTCGCCTTATCCTTATTTGAAAATCAACACGACTTTTTGGAAAATAAAGTACACCAATACCTGGATGTCTTTGCGCGATGTACGGCCTGATGTAGTCAATAGTGGTTCTTATCGAACAAAATACATCGCGAATCATTATCTAAGCTGGAATACTACCAGAAGGCTCAACCTGGGCTTTTTTGAGTCAGTGATGTGGGAAAATGATAATGGCCGCGGTTTCGATCTGAATTATCTGAACCCTGTGATATTTTACCGCGCCATCGAATTTGCCACCGGTGCTGATGGGGGAAATGCTATAATTGGCTTAACTGGAAAATATAAATTTTCTGATCATTTTTATGCATACGGACAGTGGCTTATCGATGAATTTTCCTCAGTTGATGTGGTTGGTGGGGAAAAAAGCTGGAAGAACAAACATGGATTCCAGTTAGGAGCCAAATATTTTGACGCTTTCAATGTGCCTGATCTTTATCTCCAGGCAGAATATAATCAGGTGCGGCCTTATACCTATTCCCATAACTCCATTATTCTTAATTACGGCCATAACAATCAATCTATGGCGCATTTATGGGGAGCAAATTTCAGGGAATTCATTGGAATAGCGAGGTATAAAATTGATCGCTGGTACGGAAGCGCCAAAATGATCTATGGAAAGCGTGGTTTTGATTTTGTCAATGCCGGTGAAAAAACTAATTATGGCCAGGATATTTACAGAACCGAAGATGACCGGGTATATGAATATGGCGTGGAGATTGGCCAGGGAAATACCACAAGGTCATTTTACAGCGAACTCGAAGCAGGTTATCTGGTAAATCCCACTACAAACCTGAAGCTTTACGCAAATTTCATTTATCGCAATTTCAATCCTCAGGTCGATACCATGACCCAATTTGATAATTCTACAGTTTGGATCAACTTTGGGTTAAGAACAGATATTTTTAACTGGTATTTGGATTATTAAGGATTTTTCTTTCTAAAAAATTAACGTGAAGCCTTCCTTGCCAAAACCCAATTAAGGAGTATCTTTGCGCCAGTTAAAAAATAGCTTTTTGGGCAGCACGCGCGTACATACTTCCACCGCATCAATTCTGACTGATTTTAAGGAAATTACCAAGATGAGACTCGCTATTAGCGTTGTCTTTTCTTCGGTTGCAGGTTATTTTCTCGGCGCCGATAACATCGATTTTGTCGTGGTATTTTTGCTTGCGGTTGGAGGATATCTGATGGTGGGAGCTTCAAATGCCTATAACCAGATTATTGAGCGACGACTGGATGCGCTGATGGACCGCACAAAAAATCGTCCACTGCCGGCAGGTCGCATGTCGGTTACCACCGCTTTTATTATTGCAGTTGTTTTTACTGTTTTGGGAATTATAGTTCTATATATTATAAATCCTAAAACGGCGATGTTTGGTGCGATTAGCATCTTTTTGTATGTGAGCGTTTACACTCCCTTAAAAACCAAAACTCCGCTTTCAGTATTTGTAGGAGCATTTCCTGGAGCTATCCCATTTATGTTGGGATGGGTGGCCGCGAGTGGCCATTTTGGTATTGAACCCGGAACTTTATTTATGATACAGTTTTTCTGGCAGTTTCCACATTTCTGGGCTTTAGGTTGGTGGTTGTATGATGACTATAAGAAAGGCGGATTTTTCATGTTGCCAACTGGAAAAAGGGATAGGGGAACGGCCATCCAGATTGTTCTCTACACTTTATGGACCATAATGGCTTCACTCATACCGGTTTTCGGGGTTACAGGAAAATTATACATCACTCCTTTTTCAGGTATGATCATCCTGTTTTTAGGTTTGGGAATGCTTTATTATGCTTTTAGATTGTTCAGGGAAAAGACTGCTGCTGCTGCCAGGAAACTCATGTTCGCCAGCGTTTCATATCTAACGCTGCTCCAAATAGTATACGTATTGGATAAATTTATTAGAGAATGGATTTAACAGAAGGATCAGACAAAAAAAAACACGGCCGTGCCAAAAAGATGATGCTTTGGTTCGGTATCGTAAGTATGGCAATGACCTTTGCGGGCTTGACCAGTGCTTATGTGGTAAGTAAAAATCGCCCTGACTGGCTTACAGATTTTCAACTTCCCATTTCTTTTTTATGGAGTACAATAGCAATTGTATTAAGTAGTCTTACTTTATACCTTAGCAAGAAAAGCATTTTAAAAGGAAATCGCCGTAACGCTTCGGCACTGCTTATAGGAACTTTCCTCCTGGCGATTACTTTTGTGGTCTTCCAGTTTTATAGTTTTTCTGAAATTATTGCCCAGGGATACTACTTTACCGGAAGTGAAAGTACAGTAACCACCTCATTCATTTATATACTGGTATTGGTGCATTTAGTGCACCTGGCAGCGGGAATGATAGTTCTTTCAGTGGTAATTTATAACCATTTTAAACAACGCTACAAAGCAGGTCAAATGCTTGGATTTGAGCTTGGTGCGATTTTTTGGCATTTTGTCGATTTTCTATGGGTATACCTGATTTTGTTTTTATATTTCTTTAGATAATAAAATTGCGTATTTTTGCGCATCTTTTAATTTTAAAACACTTCTATGGAGGCTACTGTTGTGAGAACAGGCACAGAAGGAAAGACCTGGGGCGGTGGAAATGAACCGCTGAAGGCCAGTTACGGAAAAATGATGATGTGGTTCTTCATCCTTTCCGATGCGTTGACTTTCTCGGGATTCCTTGCCGCTTATGGTTTTTCAAGATTTAAATTTATTGATTCCTGGCCAATAGCCGATAACGTATTTACTCACTTTCCATTTTTACATGGCGTAGATGCGCCCATGTATTATGTGGCATTCATGACCTTTATTCTGATTTTTTCATCAGTAACAATGGTTTTGGCCGTAGATGCCGGTCATCGCATGAAGCAGTCAAAAGTGATCCTGTACCTTTTTCTTACCATAATTGGTGGTCTTATCTTTGTAGGCTCACAAGCCTGGGAGTGGACTAACTTTATCCAGGGAGAATATGGGGCAGTGGTGACCAAAGGTGATAATATTCTCCAGTTTGTGAATGGTGAAGGTGAGCGAGTGGCCATAGATGCTATTGGTGTTCCTATCTCCGGTGGCCGAATTGAACATCAGGAAAACAACGGCCTTTGGTTTGAATCCGGTGCGGGCTTGCCTACCTATACTCTTGCAGAAGTGAAAGCAGGTTTCATGCAAAATGAAGATCTTTTTATAAAGACTCAAAGAACCATGGAAGATGGAACTAAAGAGATCCTGACCAGGCAACAGTCTATTGAAGTCTTGCAAAATGATGCTGTGGGAATTGTGGAAGGTGCTAACCTGGAGCATAATGAATACGGAGCTCCGCTTTTTGCTGACTTCTTCTTTTTTATTACTGGTTTTCATGGTTTCCACGTATTCTCAGGGGTAATAATTAACATTATTATTTTCTTTAATGTCATTATAGGTACCTATGAAAGAAGAGGTACTTATGAAATGGTAGAAAAAGTGGGTCTTTACTGGCACTTTGTAGACCTTGTTTGGGTATTTGTTTTCACCTTCTTTTATCTTGTTTAAATTAGTATTTAAAGATTATGGCTCACGATACAACAGCAGCGGCTTCATCAAACGCTAAACGAATCTGGACAGTATTCGGGATTCTTTCTATAGTTACCACTGTAGAGGTTGCCCTTGGTATTATAAGACCTGAATTTTTGGAGCATACCTCATTCCTTGCTATGAAACTCCTTAACTGGATCTTCATTATACTTACCTTGTATAAAGCATATTATATTGCCTGGGCTTTCATGCATATGGAGCATGAAACAAAAGGCCTCAGAAGGGCTGTTGTCTGGACCGCTCTGTTCCTAATTACCTACCTGGTCTTTATTCTTTTAACAGAAGGTGATTATATCTATGAAGTCTACAAAACAGGCCAAATTGCCTGGGACTTCTAAAAAAGTTAAAAAGCATTCAAAAGGCGGTTTTCTTAAACCGTCTTTTTATTTTTGTAGCCCCTTGTAAAACAGGATTTTTTAGTTGAAATTTATCCGAAACAGCACAGCTTAAATCTGCAAATCGGTGAATTCCATCTGATATGAATAACAGTTCAATTTAAACAGATGAAAAAGTTTATTGTACTTGGAGTTCTCTTTGTGCTTCCAATTACAGCCTACTTGTTTTTCGCTTCGGCCAAGAACAATTTCGCACGGCTTCCGGTTTTGACCGAAAACGTGAAAGATGTTTCCGCTTTTGATTCCAGTACAGATTCAGTTGTAAGTTTTAAAGATAAAATTAGTGTCGTTGCCTTCTTCGGTTCAGATCTAGAAGATATAAAAGGCAATACTTTCAATCTGGATCAAAAAATTCTAACGAAATATTACGGATTTAATGATTTTCAATTCGTTATAGTACTTCCTGAAGCTGCGCGTCCGGAGGTGGAAGAGTATGTAGAAAAATTTAAAGACATCAGCGATACCAAAAAATGGAAAATTGTTTTCGGTAGTCCGGAACAAATAAAAGAGGTTTTCCAAAGTTTTAAAACTCCGCATCATCTCGATGAAAATAGCTTTTCGCCTTATGTTTTTATTGTTGATAAAAATGCCAATTTGAGAGGTCGTGATGAAGATGAGGATACAGGCAGGTTATATGGCTATGATTCGCGGAATATTGCGGAATTAAGTAATAAAATGGATGATGATGTGAAGGTTATTTTAGCCGAATACCGCCTTGCTCTTAAAAAATACAATCGGCAGAATAAAATTGAAAAGAAATGAAAAACTATTCATACATCGGAATAAGCCTTATAATTTTAATTTTTGGTATCATCTTTATTCCGAAGATTATTGATCGCGTGAGTAATGATGAAGTGGTTACCGCAGATCGGCTTAATTCCAACACAATGACTTCAGATAAAGCGAATTCTTCAGAAGCTGAAGTGGGTTATATTGAAATTGACGGAAAGAAGAAAAAAGCTCCGGATTTTGAGTTTATCAACCAGAATGGAGACACCATCTCTAATGAAGATTATAAAGGGAAAGTTTATGTGGTCGAGTTCTTCTTTACTACCTGTCCTTCAATTTGCCCGATAATGAGCAAAAACCTGGTGGAGGTTCAGAATGAATTTAAAGATGAAGATGATTTTGGGATCGCCTCATTTTCTATAGATCCTACTCATGACACTCCTGAAGTGCTTTCAGAATATGCCGAAGAATATGGGATAACGCATCCAAACTGGAACCTGATGACCGGTGATAAAGAAAAGATTTACGATCTGGCCAATAAAAAATTCGGCCTTTATGCCGGTGAAAATGATCAGATTCCGGGAGGTTTTGCTCACCAGGGATTATTTGTATTGATAGATAAAGAAGGATATATCCGGTCCAGAAAAGATGAATTCGGAAATCCTATTATTTATTACCGCGGTTCCATTCCGCAAAACAAAAGTGTGGTAGAAGGAGAAGAAACGCCACAAATCGATATTTTAATTCAGGATATAAAATCACTGCTGTGAAAACGATTTTAAGAAATTCAGAAAAGGTAGCTGTACCTGTGATCATCGGTTTATCGGTGGCCGTTCCCGTAATCGTTCTGGTTTTAATGTTGTTGCCCGAACGCTACAACCTTTTTAATGCGAACGCTCTTACTTTCCCGTTGTTCCACGCCACTCTGAACTTTGCAACGGCCATTTTATTGATAGTAGGGTACTTTTTTATGAGGATCCAGAAATATAACCTACACCGCAATACCATGATTGCAGCTTTTTGTCTGTCGGTTATTTTCCTAATAAGCTATGTCCTTTCAAAGATAAGCCATGCGCCTGTACCTTATGGAGGCACTGGTTTTATGCGCTATACTTATTTCTTTATTCTGATAACTCATATTGTTCTTTCGGCCATTATTGTGCCACTCGTACTTTTTACCATGTATCGCGGACTTAGCGGGCAGTATAAAAAACATGCGAAGGTGGCGCGATGGACTTTTCCTATATGGCTTTACGTCGCGGTAACCGGTGTGCTGGTATTTTTATTCATGCTGCCATATTATTAATTCTGTGGTAAAAGCATTAATTTTGTGAACGATAAATGTTTTTGAAGATGAAGAAATCTGTTCTGCTTTTCCTTTTAATTACTCTTTTCTTTCTTATGCCGTCATTGGCTGATGCCCAATGTGCGATGTGTCGGGCGGTGCTTCAGAATGAAGCCAACCAAAGTGCGGCAAAAGGGATCAACGACGGGATTCTTTATTTAATGATCTTTCCATATATACTGGTAGGCGGTGTTGGTTATTTTGTCTATCGTTCCAGGAGAAAAAAGAAAAATTCCTTTTAAAATCGGTCTTCTTCAACTGATTATTACTCCAGGTATTCCGAGGAATTTTATAAAAAATCCCCTTTTTAGTGTAACATTTTAAATTTCAGGGAGTCTTATGTGGTAGGAGGTCATTTCTCCTGCAAAATAACCATCAATCATGATTGAAATAAAAAACCTTCACAAATCTTACAGAACCGGGAGCAACTCCCTTCACGTTCTTAAGGGAATCAATTTTAGCGTAGCCGAGGGTGAGCTTGTTTCCATTATGGGTTCATCAGGTTCGGGTAAATCAACCCTGCTGAATATTCTGGGAATACTTGATGAAGCCGATGAAGGCTCATACATTCTGGATGGGGTACCCATCAAGAACCTTAGTGAAAAACTGGCAGCAAAATATCGTAATAAATTCCTTGGCTTCATTTTCCAGTCTTTTAACCTCATTGGTTATAAAACTGCCTTAGATAATGTGGCACTTCCGCTATATTACCAGGGGCAATCGAGATCGGAAAGAGTGGAACGGGCCATGAGTTATCTTGAGAAAGTTGGACTTGCTGATTGGGCAGACCATCTTCCCAATGAACTTTCTGGTGGTCAAAAACAGCGTGTGGCAATTGCCCGAGCTCTTGCCAGTGATCCCAAAGTGCTTCTTGCCGATGAACCTACCGGTGCGCTGGATACCAAAACTTCCTACGAGGTGATGGAACTAATCCAGGAAATTAATGATGAAGGACGAACAATTCTTATTGTAACACACGAACATGATATTGCCGAGATGACCAAGCGTATCGTGAACCTGAAGGACGGTATTATCATTGAAGACCGCGTGGTTTCACAGGTAAGAGCTCTGCAAAATGTTTAGTCTGGATCGCTGGGATGAGATTTTTGATACCATCCGTA
This genomic interval carries:
- a CDS encoding cytochrome c oxidase subunit 3; this translates as MEATVVRTGTEGKTWGGGNEPLKASYGKMMMWFFILSDALTFSGFLAAYGFSRFKFIDSWPIADNVFTHFPFLHGVDAPMYYVAFMTFILIFSSVTMVLAVDAGHRMKQSKVILYLFLTIIGGLIFVGSQAWEWTNFIQGEYGAVVTKGDNILQFVNGEGERVAIDAIGVPISGGRIEHQENNGLWFESGAGLPTYTLAEVKAGFMQNEDLFIKTQRTMEDGTKEILTRQQSIEVLQNDAVGIVEGANLEHNEYGAPLFADFFFFITGFHGFHVFSGVIINIIIFFNVIIGTYERRGTYEMVEKVGLYWHFVDLVWVFVFTFFYLV
- the cyoE gene encoding heme o synthase — encoded protein: MGSTRVHTSTASILTDFKEITKMRLAISVVFSSVAGYFLGADNIDFVVVFLLAVGGYLMVGASNAYNQIIERRLDALMDRTKNRPLPAGRMSVTTAFIIAVVFTVLGIIVLYIINPKTAMFGAISIFLYVSVYTPLKTKTPLSVFVGAFPGAIPFMLGWVAASGHFGIEPGTLFMIQFFWQFPHFWALGWWLYDDYKKGGFFMLPTGKRDRGTAIQIVLYTLWTIMASLIPVFGVTGKLYITPFSGMIILFLGLGMLYYAFRLFREKTAAAARKLMFASVSYLTLLQIVYVLDKFIREWI
- a CDS encoding gliding motility protein RemB — its product is MKYLLLLLCLFQSLRFVAQENALPSELYPEFEQCKDVNYSGREFCFRRTLISEILSNFNLPEIVKKDQYRGEITVIFEVSEEGKFELIYQDAAYEELKDEMKRVFEKMAVVKPATYNGRPIHMQFKTRIQIPLERNTLEAKEVNLEKQEISIISEENSKKVYSENRNSLEEYADIRSEEFTNPRYESQINIPFSHEFYSRFDAEINRVGANFHSASKPLLFGDVNNYYDFKEHRRDLLKQKSSWGGRKLWNEHLVRFQTDDYWFTLDPAVDLQIGKDFNDSEHDFTYNNTRAAIIQGGLGEHFNFYSVIYENQGRFAAYYNRFAESIRPAGGDPAIIPGRGIAKTFMNDGYDYPVAEGYLSFSPSKFINIQFGHGKNFIGDGYRSLILSDNASPYPYLKINTTFWKIKYTNTWMSLRDVRPDVVNSGSYRTKYIANHYLSWNTTRRLNLGFFESVMWENDNGRGFDLNYLNPVIFYRAIEFATGADGGNAIIGLTGKYKFSDHFYAYGQWLIDEFSSVDVVGGEKSWKNKHGFQLGAKYFDAFNVPDLYLQAEYNQVRPYTYSHNSIILNYGHNNQSMAHLWGANFREFIGIARYKIDRWYGSAKMIYGKRGFDFVNAGEKTNYGQDIYRTEDDRVYEYGVEIGQGNTTRSFYSELEAGYLVNPTTNLKLYANFIYRNFNPQVDTMTQFDNSTVWINFGLRTDIFNWYLDY
- a CDS encoding energy transducer TonB; this encodes MEPKKNPKADLNRNRVLFLQLGLILVLLITWRAIEYKNYDAQKIDIGQVNMDALEEEDVPITEMQNTPPPPPPPPPAPEVIEVVEDEEEVEEDEIQSTETNLDEIVEVQEVVEAPVEEEVEDVPFAVIEDVPIYPGCENLKNNDQRKKCMSEKISNFVNKNFDTDLGAELGLSGINRVIVQFRIDEKGNIGQVRARAPHPRLEQEAVRVINNLPKMKPGKQRGKPVGVMYSLPIVFKVQD
- a CDS encoding SCO family protein, producing MKNYSYIGISLIILIFGIIFIPKIIDRVSNDEVVTADRLNSNTMTSDKANSSEAEVGYIEIDGKKKKAPDFEFINQNGDTISNEDYKGKVYVVEFFFTTCPSICPIMSKNLVEVQNEFKDEDDFGIASFSIDPTHDTPEVLSEYAEEYGITHPNWNLMTGDKEKIYDLANKKFGLYAGENDQIPGGFAHQGLFVLIDKEGYIRSRKDEFGNPIIYYRGSIPQNKSVVEGEETPQIDILIQDIKSLL
- the gcvH gene encoding glycine cleavage system protein GcvH; amino-acid sequence: MNIPQELKYTKDHEWVKIEGDTATIGVTDFAQGELGDIVYVEVETLDETLHKEEVFGTVEAVKTVSDLFMPVSGEIIEFNDSLEDEPEKVNNDPYGKGWMIKVKLSEPSEIEELLTAEEYKEVIAS
- a CDS encoding VanZ family protein, whose amino-acid sequence is MPARIFLFLSSAYTCLILWLSLTHLGKISIAGFNPTDKMLHAGAYLFLALLWEFYILLKRKDFKQYRANVLWVALACFIFGMLIEVLQGTLTSYRTPDWFDILANSTGIGLAVLIFLGFASLLKNLKQKLG
- a CDS encoding cytochrome C oxidase subunit IV family protein encodes the protein MAHDTTAAASSNAKRIWTVFGILSIVTTVEVALGIIRPEFLEHTSFLAMKLLNWIFIILTLYKAYYIAWAFMHMEHETKGLRRAVVWTALFLITYLVFILLTEGDYIYEVYKTGQIAWDF
- a CDS encoding ABC transporter ATP-binding protein, with the translated sequence MIEIKNLHKSYRTGSNSLHVLKGINFSVAEGELVSIMGSSGSGKSTLLNILGILDEADEGSYILDGVPIKNLSEKLAAKYRNKFLGFIFQSFNLIGYKTALDNVALPLYYQGQSRSERVERAMSYLEKVGLADWADHLPNELSGGQKQRVAIARALASDPKVLLADEPTGALDTKTSYEVMELIQEINDEGRTILIVTHEHDIAEMTKRIVNLKDGIIIEDRVVSQVRALQNV
- a CDS encoding DUF420 domain-containing protein; translated protein: MKTILRNSEKVAVPVIIGLSVAVPVIVLVLMLLPERYNLFNANALTFPLFHATLNFATAILLIVGYFFMRIQKYNLHRNTMIAAFCLSVIFLISYVLSKISHAPVPYGGTGFMRYTYFFILITHIVLSAIIVPLVLFTMYRGLSGQYKKHAKVARWTFPIWLYVAVTGVLVFLFMLPYY
- a CDS encoding cytochrome c oxidase subunit 3, with the protein product MDLTEGSDKKKHGRAKKMMLWFGIVSMAMTFAGLTSAYVVSKNRPDWLTDFQLPISFLWSTIAIVLSSLTLYLSKKSILKGNRRNASALLIGTFLLAITFVVFQFYSFSEIIAQGYYFTGSESTVTTSFIYILVLVHLVHLAAGMIVLSVVIYNHFKQRYKAGQMLGFELGAIFWHFVDFLWVYLILFLYFFR